A single Tenacibaculum sp. Bg11-29 DNA region contains:
- a CDS encoding Rid family detoxifying hydrolase, which produces MKKIITTSKAPTPIGPYNQAVLSGNTLYTSGQIALNPETGELVMDSIEIETKQVMENMKEVLAAAEMTFENVVKSSIFISDMNNFTKINSVYANYFNEETAPARETVEVANLPKFVNVEISMIAIK; this is translated from the coding sequence ATGAAAAAAATTATAACTACTAGTAAAGCCCCTACTCCTATTGGTCCATACAATCAAGCTGTATTAAGCGGAAATACTTTATATACTTCTGGTCAGATTGCTTTAAACCCAGAAACAGGAGAATTAGTGATGGATTCTATTGAAATAGAAACAAAACAAGTAATGGAGAACATGAAAGAGGTTTTAGCTGCTGCTGAAATGACTTTTGAAAATGTTGTAAAATCATCTATTTTTATTTCAGATATGAATAACTTTACTAAAATAAACAGTGTTTACGCTAATTATTTTAATGAAGAAACTGCACCAGCAAGAGAAACTGTTGAAGTTGCTAACTTACCTAAGTTTGTTAATGTAGAAATAAGTATGATTGCTATTAAATAA